TAACCCTACCACCTATTCGGTCGGGCAGATGTATATACCCATATTCAATACCCGCCAAGGACCCGGCCAGCCAATTTTTATAAGTCTTGGGGGTATATCTCGAAAAACAGGTTACACAGGTTACAAGGTGCCAAATTCAGTATTGACAAGGATTTCAAGATTTTAAACACAGGTTACATCAGGACAAAAAACAGGTTACAAAAACACAAAAATGGGGTGTGGCTTTAATGCAGGAGCAGAAAATTGTGAAAGAAATACTGGCATATTTGAAAAACCTTGACGGGTGCTTTGCCTGGAAGGAGCATGGCGGGATGTATGGCACTGCCAGATTGCCGGACATTATCGTATGCTTACAAGGCAGGTTTATTGGAATCGAGGTAAAAAAGCCCGGAGGCAAATTGACGAAGTTGCAAGAAATTACTCTGAAACACATTGAACGTGCTGGTGGTGTGGCAGCTAAGGTTAACTTGATGAAAGAAGTTATTGAACTATTAAATGCTTTACAGGAAGGGACCTTTA
The nucleotide sequence above comes from Bacillota bacterium. Encoded proteins:
- a CDS encoding VRR-NUC domain-containing protein → MQEQKIVKEILAYLKNLDGCFAWKEHGGMYGTARLPDIIVCLQGRFIGIEVKKPGGKLTKLQEITLKHIERAGGVAAKVNLMKEVIELLNALQEGTFNGDKRICGIPSQKLQ